The genomic window CGGCGTTCCACCGCGAGGTGCCGGGTGGCGGAGTAGACGCGGTACATGTGGTCGCCGAGCGGCACGTGCACCACGGCCAGGGCGACGATCAGGGAGGCGGGGAACAGGATCCCCGCCGCGGTCGGGCCCATCTAGAACCTCTCCGGGAACAGCAGGGCCGCCACGAGGAACACGACGAGGCCGGTCGCGAGGACCAGCCCGACGGCGTTGTCGGCGCTCACCGGCGTTCCACCGCCGAGACGATGAGGCCGAGCACCGCGAACACCGCGATGGTCAGCGCGACGAGGACCAGGTCTGCCATGGCGTCCGACTCCAGGAACAGCCCGTGCGCGGCACGGGACGGGGGTGGGAAACGGGCTCCGGCGGATCCGTCCGGGGCCGTTGCCGAGGAAATACCCGACGCGTCCCGATTCGGGGGATCTTGACGCGTTTCCTACGCTTTCGACGCGTTTCTTCACGCGCCCCTGACGCCCGTTTCCGCAGGCCCGCGGGCCACGGCGCTACCGTGAAGCGTGACGGGCGCCAGGCCACGGCGCCCGGAAGGGAAACGACGATGTCCAGGGGGCGGCTGCGCATCTACCTGGGAGCGGCGCCCGGCGTCGGCAAGACCTGCGCGATGCTCGCCGAGGGCGCGCGGCGGGCCGGGCGCGGCACCGACGTGGTCGTCGGCTGCGTCGAGACCCACGACCGGCCCCGGACCGCCGCCCTGCTCGACGGCCTGGAGGTCGTCCCGCGCCGGACGGTCCGCTACCGGGGCGCGACGTTCGCCGAGCTGGACGTCGAGGCGGTGCTCCAGCGCGCTCCGGACGTGGTGCTGGTGGACGAGCTGGCGCACACGAACGTCCCGGGCTCCGCGCACGAGAAGCGCTGGCAGGACGTCGAGGACCTGCTCGACGCGGGCATCACCGTCGTCACCACGGTGAACGTCCAGCACCTGGAGTCGATGAACGACGTCGTCGCCGACATCACCGGCGTGCCGCAGCGGGAGACCGTCCCCGACGAGGTCGTCCGGCGCGCCGACGAGGTCGAGCTGGTGGACATGGCGCCCGAGGCGCTGCGGCGGCGGATGGCGCACGGCAACGTCTACGCGCCCGAGAAGGTCGACGCCGCGCTGTCGAACTACTTCCGCGTCGGGAACCTCACCGCGCTGCGCGAGCTGGCGCTGCTGTGGCTGGCCGGGAAGGTGGACGACCAGCTCGACCGCTACCGCGCCGACCACGGCATCTCCGGCACGTGGGAGGCGCGCGAGCGGGTCGTCGTCGCGCTCACCGGCGGCCCGGAGGGCGAGACGCTCATCCGCCGCGCGGCGCGGATCGCGGCCCGCACCAAGGGCGCCGACCTGCTGGCCGTGCACGTCGCCCACGGGGACGGCCTGGCGGGCGCCCGTCCCGGCTCCCTGGCGCGGCAACGGGAGATCGTCGAGAGCCTCGGCGGGACGTACCACCAGGTCGTGGGCGACGACGTGCCGCGCGCTCTGATCGACTTCGCCCGCGCCGTCAACGCGACGCAGCTCGTCCTCGGCGTGTCCCGGCGGCGGCGCTCCGCGCAGCTCCTGCGGCCGGGCATCGGCGTCACGACGACCGCGCTGTCGGGGTCGATCGACGTCCACATGGTCACCCACGACCTCGCCCGGCGCGGACGGTACCGGCCCCCGCGCGCAACGGGCGTGCCGCCCGGCCGCCGCCTCGGCGCGTTCGCGCTCGCCGTCGCCGGGCTCCCGCTGCTGGTGTTCGCGCTGACCCGGACGCGCGGCCTCGGCCTGTCCGGCGACATCCTGTTCTTCCTGTCGGCGGTCGTCGGCGTCGCGCTGCTCGGCGGGCTGTGGCCCGCGCTGTTCACCGCCGTCACCGGGTTCCTGCTGCTCAACTGGTATTTCACCCCGCCCTTCCACCGGCTGACGATCGCCGACCAGGGCAACTGGGTCGCGCTCGTGGTGTTCGTGCTCGTCGGAGCGGGGGTCAGCGCGGTGGTGGACCGGGCCGCGCGGCGCGCCCGCGAGGCCGCCGACCTCGGCGCCGAGGCCGAGGTGCTGTCGACGCTCGCGGGCAACGTCCTGCGCGGCGAACGGGCGCTGGACGACCTGCTCCGGCGGCTCCGCGAGACGTTCGGGCTCACCTCGGTGACGCTGCTGGAACGGCCTGCCGAGTCCGGTGGCTGGCGCGTCGTCGCGACCGTCGGCGGACGGCCCTGCACCGCGCCCGACGAGGCCGACACCGGCATCCCGATCGACGCCGGGCTCGTCCTGGCGCTGCGCGGCCGTCCGCTGCCCGCCCGCGACCGGCGCATCCTGGAGGCGTTCGGCGTCCAGGCCGCCGTCGCGCTGCGGCACCAGCGGCTCGCCGCCGAGGCCGAGCGGGCGCGTCCGCTGGAGGCCGCCGACCGGATGCGGACCGCGCTGCTCAACGCCGTCAGCCACGACCTGCGGACCCCGCTCGCGTCCGCCACGGCGGCGGTCGACGGGCTGCGCAACACCGGGATCGCCTGGACGGACGGCGAACGCGCCGAACTCCTCGACACCGCCGCCGAGTCCGTGGACCGCCTCGACCGGCTCGTCGCCAACCTCCTCGACATGAGCCGCCTCCAGGCCGGGGCGCTCGGGATGGTGCTGCGGCCGCTCGCGCTGGACGAGGTCGTCCCCCGCGCCCTGGACGACCTCCGCCCCGGCCGCGAGCGCGTCACGGTGGACGTCCCGGTCGATCTGCCCGCCGTCCTGGCCGACCCGGCGCTGCTCGAACGCGTCCTCGCCAACCTCATCGCCAACGCGCTGCGCTACAGCCCGCACGACCGGCCCGTCCTGGTCAGCGCCGGGGCGCTGCGCGACCGCGTCGAGCTGCGCGTCGCCGATCGCGGCCCCGGCATCCCCGCCGACCGGCGCGACCGCGTCTTCCGGCCGTTCCAGCGGCTGGACGACCGCGACAACCACACCGGCGTCGGCCTCGGCCTCGCCCTGTCGCGCGGCCTCACCGAGGCGATGGGCGGCGCGCTGGTCCCCGAGGACACGCCCGGCGGCGGCCTCACGATGATCGTCTCCCTCCGGGCGGACCAGAACGGAGCCCCATGACCCGCGTCCTCGTCGTGGACGACGAACCGCAGCTCCTGCGCGCCCTTCGCATCAACCTGCGCGCCCGGGACTTCGCCGTCGAGGTCGCGCCCGACGGCACCGCCGCGCTGCGGCTCGCCGGGGACTTCCATCCCGACCTGGTCGTCCTCGACCTAGGCCTGCCCGACCTGGACGGCGTGGACGTCATCCAGGGCCTGCGCGGCTGGACGAACGTCCCGATCATCGTCCTGTCCGGGCGGGCCGGGAGCCGCGACAAGGTAGAGGCCCTGGAGGCGGGCGCCGACGACTACGTCACCAAGCCGTTCAACATGGACGAGCTGGTCGCGCGGATCCGCGCCGTCACCCGCCGGGCCGGCCCCGAGGACTCCGTCCGCGTGGTGGCCGTCGGGGCGTGGAGCGTCGACCTGGCCGACAAGACCGCCACCGGCGCCGACGGGAGCGCCCTGCGCCTCACTCCGACCGAGTGGCACCTGCTCGAACTGCTGCTGCGCAACCCGGGCAAGCTCATCGGCCAGCGGCAGCTCCTGACGTCCGTCTGGGGGCCGGGCTACGTCAAGGAGACCCACTACCTGCGCCAGTACATGGCGCAACTGCGGCGCAAGCTCGAAGCGGACCCGGCCCGTCCGCGCCACCTGCTCACCGAACCGGGCATGGGCTACCGCTTCCAGCCCTGACCGGCCGGCCGATTCGCCGGTCTCGCGGGGGTTCGCGTCGGTAGGGTCGGGCGCGGCGGGCAGGGAGGGCTGCTGGTGCAGGAGAGGCTTCTCGCGGCGATCCGGGCGCGGCTCGAACGGGCGGTGTCCGGCGGCGAGCCCGCCGCCGTCCTGGAACCGGGCGCGCTCGTGGAGATGGACGCGCTGCTCGCGTTCGTCAGCTCCGCCGGGGAGCCCGACGTCGACGTCTTCTACGCGCTCGGCTGGCTGTGCTGGCTCCGCGTCCAGGCCCTTCCGCCCGGCGAGTGGGACGACGATCTCCAGCTCGCCGTCATGGTGTTCCGGCCCGTCTTCGCCGTCGATCCTTCGGCCGTCCCGCAACCGCTGCACGAGTTCTATACGCAGGGCGAACCGGCCGCCGAGGACGACGAGCGTTCCGTGCCCGCGGATCCGGCGCCCGGCGCCGAGGGCGAGCGCTACGTCCCCGAGGACCTGGTGTTCGGCGAGGAGGATGACGAGCGCTCCCTTCCCGACGATCCGATGCCCGGCGCGGAGGGCGACGAGCGCTACGTCCCCGAAAGCTTGGTGCTCGGCGGGAAGGATGACGAGCGCTACGTCCCTGCGGAACCCGTACTCAGCGGGGACGATGACGAGCGCTCCCTCCCCGAGGAGTCGGTGCTCGGTGCGAAGGGCGACGAGCGCTACGTCCCTGAGGACCTCGTGCTCAGCGAGGACGATGAGGAGCGCTCCGTCTCCGACCTCCCGGTGCTCGGCGCGGAGGACGGGCCTTTCGTCCTTGAGGACTTGGTGCCCGGCGGGGAGGACGATGAGGTGCGTTTCCTCCCTGACGGCCTGGTGCCGGGGTTGGAGGACGGCGACGCGGCCGGTGTCGAGCCGGCCATCCTCACCGACCAGGGCGTCGCGCTCGTGGAGTGGTACGAGCGGACGGGCGATCCCGAGGCCCTGCAAGCGGCGCTCGGCCTGTTCCGCGCGGCGCTGGACGCGGTGCCGCCCGGGCATCCGAAGCGGGACCTGTGCCGGTCCAACCTGCTCAGCGCGCTCGGGAGCCGGCACGACGACTCCGGCGATCCCGGGGCGCTGCGGGAGATCGTCGCCGTCCTGCGGGCCGCCGTCCGCGAGGACCCGGCGAACGTGCGCGACCTCGCGGCGGCGCTGCGGATGCTCTTCGACCGCACCGGCGACCTCGGCGCGCTGCGCGAGGCCGTCGCGCTCCGCCGCGCGCCCGGCGCGGACGCGAACGACCTCAACGAGCTCGGCGGCCTGCTGCGCCGCCTGTACGAGCAGACCGGGGACCCCGCCGCGCTGGACGACGCCGTCGCCGCGCACCGGTCGTCCGTCCGGCGGACCGGCGCTCACGACCCGGACCTGCCCGGACGCCTGGCCGGGCTCGCCGGCGCGCTCCAGACGCTCTTCGAGCGGACGGGCGACCCGGACGCGCTGCGCGAGGCGATCGACACCGGCCGCCGGGCTGTGGACGACGCTCCCCCGGACTATCCACAGCGCGCGGTGGGGCTTGCCAACCTCGGGGTCTCCCTGCGCACGTCGTTCGAGCTGACCGGCTCGCTCGCCGACCTGCACGAGGCCGTCGCGGCGCACCGGGCCTGCGCGGCGGCCACCCCGGACGGGCATCCGCTGCGCGCCGGGCGCCTGCTCAACCTCGGCAACACGCTGCGCGCCCTCGCCGACCGGACGGGCGACGCGGCGGCGCTGGCCGAGGCCGTCCGAGCGGGCCGGTCGGCGGTCGCCGCGCTGCCCGCCGACCATCCGGGCCGCGCCGCGCCGCTGTCGAGCCTCGGCAACAGCCTGTTCGCGCTCGCCGAGCGCACCGGCGACGCGTCGGTGCTGGCCGAGGCGGTCGGCCTGGCGCGCGAAGCCGTGGCCGCGACGCCGGAGGGCCACGCGGTCCGGGCGCGGAACCTGTCCAACCTCGCGGTCGCGCTCGTCCTGCTCCACGAGAGCACCGGCGAGCCGGAGGCCCTGCGCGAGGCCGTCGCCACCGGCCGCGCCGCCGTGGCCGCCGCCGACGACGCCTGGTCGGAGCTGTCCGGCTACCTGGCCACGCTGGGCCGGGCGCTGCTGCGCCTGTTCGCGCTGTCCGGCGACCGGCGGGACCTGGCCGAGGCGCGGACCGTCCTCGCCCGCGCCGCCGCCCTGCCCGCCGCCACCCCCGCGGACCGGATCACCGCCGGACGGTCCCTCGCGACGGCCTGCTCGCTCGCGGGCGACGCCCCCGCCGCGCTCGCGGCGATGGAGACCGTGGTGGCGCTGCTGCCGCTGGTCGCGCCGCGCGACCTGCGCCGCGCCGACCGCGAGCACCGGCTAGGCGAGACGGCCGGGATCGCGGCACGCGCCGCCGGAACCGCGCTCGCCGCCGGCCGTCCCGAGCGGGCCGTAGAACTCCTCGAACAGGCCCGCGGCCTCCTGCTCACCGAGGACATGGACGCCCGCACCGAAGTGGACCGCCTGCGCGCCGCCGCACCCGACCTCGCCGACGAGTTCGTCCGGCTCCGCGACCAGCTAGCCCGCCTCGACCCCCCGGCGAACGACCACGAAGGCGACCGCGCACTCGCCGCCCGCCGCCGCACCGCCGCCTCCGAGTGGGACGCGCTGCTGAACCGCATCCGCACCCGCGACGGCCTCACCGACTTCCTCGCCCCACCGTCCGTGGAAACGCTGCTCCACCGCGCCGGCCCAGGACCGATCATCCTCGTCACAGCCGACCACGACCAAGGCGCCGCCCTGATCATCACCACCCCCGGCACGGGCACGGACAGCGGCACGAGCGCAGGCGTCGGCGCGAGCGGAAGCG from Actinomadura rubteroloni includes these protein-coding regions:
- a CDS encoding sensor histidine kinase — its product is MSRGRLRIYLGAAPGVGKTCAMLAEGARRAGRGTDVVVGCVETHDRPRTAALLDGLEVVPRRTVRYRGATFAELDVEAVLQRAPDVVLVDELAHTNVPGSAHEKRWQDVEDLLDAGITVVTTVNVQHLESMNDVVADITGVPQRETVPDEVVRRADEVELVDMAPEALRRRMAHGNVYAPEKVDAALSNYFRVGNLTALRELALLWLAGKVDDQLDRYRADHGISGTWEARERVVVALTGGPEGETLIRRAARIAARTKGADLLAVHVAHGDGLAGARPGSLARQREIVESLGGTYHQVVGDDVPRALIDFARAVNATQLVLGVSRRRRSAQLLRPGIGVTTTALSGSIDVHMVTHDLARRGRYRPPRATGVPPGRRLGAFALAVAGLPLLVFALTRTRGLGLSGDILFFLSAVVGVALLGGLWPALFTAVTGFLLLNWYFTPPFHRLTIADQGNWVALVVFVLVGAGVSAVVDRAARRAREAADLGAEAEVLSTLAGNVLRGERALDDLLRRLRETFGLTSVTLLERPAESGGWRVVATVGGRPCTAPDEADTGIPIDAGLVLALRGRPLPARDRRILEAFGVQAAVALRHQRLAAEAERARPLEAADRMRTALLNAVSHDLRTPLASATAAVDGLRNTGIAWTDGERAELLDTAAESVDRLDRLVANLLDMSRLQAGALGMVLRPLALDEVVPRALDDLRPGRERVTVDVPVDLPAVLADPALLERVLANLIANALRYSPHDRPVLVSAGALRDRVELRVADRGPGIPADRRDRVFRPFQRLDDRDNHTGVGLGLALSRGLTEAMGGALVPEDTPGGGLTMIVSLRADQNGAP
- the kdpF gene encoding K(+)-transporting ATPase subunit F; the encoded protein is MSADNAVGLVLATGLVVFLVAALLFPERF
- a CDS encoding CHAT domain-containing protein, translated to MQERLLAAIRARLERAVSGGEPAAVLEPGALVEMDALLAFVSSAGEPDVDVFYALGWLCWLRVQALPPGEWDDDLQLAVMVFRPVFAVDPSAVPQPLHEFYTQGEPAAEDDERSVPADPAPGAEGERYVPEDLVFGEEDDERSLPDDPMPGAEGDERYVPESLVLGGKDDERYVPAEPVLSGDDDERSLPEESVLGAKGDERYVPEDLVLSEDDEERSVSDLPVLGAEDGPFVLEDLVPGGEDDEVRFLPDGLVPGLEDGDAAGVEPAILTDQGVALVEWYERTGDPEALQAALGLFRAALDAVPPGHPKRDLCRSNLLSALGSRHDDSGDPGALREIVAVLRAAVREDPANVRDLAAALRMLFDRTGDLGALREAVALRRAPGADANDLNELGGLLRRLYEQTGDPAALDDAVAAHRSSVRRTGAHDPDLPGRLAGLAGALQTLFERTGDPDALREAIDTGRRAVDDAPPDYPQRAVGLANLGVSLRTSFELTGSLADLHEAVAAHRACAAATPDGHPLRAGRLLNLGNTLRALADRTGDAAALAEAVRAGRSAVAALPADHPGRAAPLSSLGNSLFALAERTGDASVLAEAVGLAREAVAATPEGHAVRARNLSNLAVALVLLHESTGEPEALREAVATGRAAVAAADDAWSELSGYLATLGRALLRLFALSGDRRDLAEARTVLARAAALPAATPADRITAGRSLATACSLAGDAPAALAAMETVVALLPLVAPRDLRRADREHRLGETAGIAARAAGTALAAGRPERAVELLEQARGLLLTEDMDARTEVDRLRAAAPDLADEFVRLRDQLARLDPPANDHEGDRALAARRRTAASEWDALLNRIRTRDGLTDFLAPPSVETLLHRAGPGPIILVTADHDQGAALIITTPGTGTDSGTSAGVGASGSAFAGASGGVGAGADAGADGGASGGGGTGGSAGTGESVGTGGGVGASGSGGGTGAGSGAGADADGGASEGVGASGSVGASGGVGASGGVASGGVGASGSVGTGVSGGTGGRAGAGAGGGAPGGTGSGTDGGTSGGGGASGTVGTGVSADASESGGTGGSAGSEAGGGASGSAGSGGGWVRHVPLPGLTDAVVRAYADRFLGARRGALSGRDGRARAEAEVHDVLGWLWDAVAAPILGALGHTGVPRGVWPRVWWCPVGVLAYLPLHAAGHHHDLVADVSPRTVMDRVVSSYTPTIRALAYARRDTERENGSALIVAMPETPDMAPLPGADAEAQRVAGLLAGPTVLRTRAATRRAVLAALPEHSVVHFACHAATDWDDPGANRLLLHDHAVQPLTVAEISRQRLAGADLAYLSACGTSDTHPRLVDEAVHITAAFQLAGYRTTIGTLWPLSDRVATRVAEEVYAALTDGGACAPDTARAALALHHALRRVRAAFLDAPTLWAGQIHTGA
- a CDS encoding response regulator, producing the protein MTRVLVVDDEPQLLRALRINLRARDFAVEVAPDGTAALRLAGDFHPDLVVLDLGLPDLDGVDVIQGLRGWTNVPIIVLSGRAGSRDKVEALEAGADDYVTKPFNMDELVARIRAVTRRAGPEDSVRVVAVGAWSVDLADKTATGADGSALRLTPTEWHLLELLLRNPGKLIGQRQLLTSVWGPGYVKETHYLRQYMAQLRRKLEADPARPRHLLTEPGMGYRFQP